The Mycobacteriales bacterium genome includes a region encoding these proteins:
- a CDS encoding glycosyltransferase family 39 protein gives MITLLDPMPDAPSSVAPAPDGEGAPDPVASVPARGGRLRRLVRGRPQDPSWVRPSLLALLSGTALLYLWGLGASGWANSFYSAAVQAGTHSWKAFFFGSLDSGNSITVDKPPAFLWVMDVSAKVFGLNSWSILVPEALMGVAAVGLLYLTVRRHFSAGAGLIAGASLALTPVATLMFRFNNPDAMLVLLLVAASYALTRAVEAAPTRASTRWLMLAALLVGTGFITKMMQAFLVVPAFALAYLVAADTRLRRRVVQLLAAGAAMVVASGWWVAIVELWPASSRPYIGGSQDNSLLNLIFGYNGLGRITGSETGSVGGGGGGGAGGPGGNGTSMWGRTGLLRMFSSEFGGQASWLIPTALLLLVSTWWLLRRTPRTDGRRAQLILWGGSLLATGLTFSYMSGIIHPYYTVAIAPATGALVGIGAAAMWQHRFAWWARLALAAAVALSSWWAWALLDRTPGWHPWLRVAIALIGTTAAAAILVVPMLGGRLGRRIAAAVGAVALVVSLAGPGAYSIATAATPHTGSLPSAGPAAVGFGPGGGPAARGGPGRIGGGTGGFPGFGGLPGGQTAGGFPSFGGFPGGFGPGGQSATGGLPGIGGQLGGGGSLGRGPGSVTGAPGQGGGGLLSAPTPSADLVAALTSDAAAYRWVAATVGSQNAAGYQLGADEPVMAIGGFNGTDPSPTLAQFKAWVAEGDIHYFIPGGTGVGPGAGAGGSQASDVAAQITSWVESTYSATTIGTTTVYDLTSPAT, from the coding sequence GTGATCACGCTCCTCGACCCGATGCCCGACGCACCTTCTAGCGTTGCGCCCGCACCAGACGGCGAAGGCGCCCCAGACCCGGTCGCGTCCGTGCCGGCCCGCGGCGGCCGGCTGCGCCGGCTCGTTCGCGGTCGCCCGCAAGATCCGTCCTGGGTGCGGCCGAGCCTGCTCGCCCTGCTGAGCGGCACCGCGCTGCTCTACCTGTGGGGGCTCGGCGCCTCGGGCTGGGCGAACAGCTTCTACAGCGCGGCGGTGCAAGCGGGCACGCACTCGTGGAAGGCGTTCTTCTTCGGCTCGCTCGACTCCGGCAACTCGATCACGGTCGACAAACCGCCGGCGTTCCTGTGGGTGATGGACGTCTCGGCGAAGGTCTTCGGCCTGAACAGCTGGTCGATCCTGGTCCCCGAGGCGCTCATGGGTGTGGCGGCCGTCGGCTTGCTCTACCTGACGGTTCGTCGGCACTTCAGCGCCGGCGCCGGGCTCATCGCCGGAGCCTCGCTCGCCCTGACGCCGGTCGCCACGCTGATGTTCCGGTTCAACAACCCGGACGCGATGCTCGTCCTGCTGCTGGTGGCGGCCAGCTACGCGCTCACCCGCGCCGTCGAAGCTGCGCCGACCCGCGCCTCCACGAGGTGGCTGATGCTCGCGGCGCTGCTCGTCGGCACCGGCTTCATCACGAAGATGATGCAGGCGTTCCTCGTCGTACCGGCGTTCGCCCTGGCGTACCTGGTCGCCGCGGACACCCGGCTGCGGCGCCGCGTGGTGCAGCTCCTCGCGGCCGGCGCAGCCATGGTCGTCGCCTCCGGCTGGTGGGTGGCGATCGTCGAGCTCTGGCCGGCGTCCTCGCGGCCCTACATCGGCGGGTCGCAGGACAACAGCTTGCTCAACCTGATCTTCGGCTACAACGGCCTGGGCCGGATCACCGGCAGCGAGACCGGCAGCGTCGGCGGCGGTGGTGGCGGCGGCGCCGGCGGCCCGGGGGGCAACGGCACGAGCATGTGGGGCAGGACCGGTTTGCTGCGGATGTTCAGCAGCGAGTTCGGCGGCCAGGCGTCCTGGCTGATCCCGACGGCGCTGCTGCTGCTCGTCTCGACGTGGTGGCTGTTGCGGCGTACACCACGGACCGACGGCAGGCGGGCGCAACTGATCCTGTGGGGCGGCTCTCTGCTGGCGACCGGGCTGACCTTCAGCTACATGTCCGGGATCATCCACCCCTATTACACGGTGGCAATCGCGCCGGCGACCGGTGCGCTGGTCGGCATCGGTGCGGCGGCGATGTGGCAGCACCGCTTCGCGTGGTGGGCCCGGCTCGCCCTCGCCGCCGCGGTCGCGCTGAGCAGCTGGTGGGCCTGGGCGCTGCTCGATCGCACGCCCGGCTGGCACCCGTGGCTGCGGGTGGCGATCGCACTGATCGGTACGACGGCAGCGGCCGCGATCCTCGTCGTACCCATGCTGGGCGGCCGGCTCGGCCGCCGGATCGCGGCGGCGGTCGGCGCGGTGGCGCTGGTGGTCTCGCTGGCGGGCCCGGGGGCGTACTCGATCGCGACCGCGGCGACCCCGCACACGGGCTCCCTGCCCTCCGCCGGCCCGGCCGCAGTCGGCTTCGGCCCCGGCGGCGGGCCGGCGGCACGCGGCGGGCCGGGCCGCATCGGTGGCGGAACCGGCGGGTTTCCCGGTTTTGGCGGGCTGCCGGGCGGGCAGACCGCAGGAGGTTTCCCGAGCTTTGGCGGCTTTCCCGGTGGTTTCGGGCCGGGCGGTCAGTCGGCGACGGGCGGGCTTCCCGGAATCGGTGGTCAGCTCGGAGGCGGCGGATCGCTCGGCCGGGGCCCGGGGTCGGTGACCGGCGCGCCCGGTCAGGGAGGCGGCGGGTTGCTGAGCGCCCCGACGCCGTCCGCCGATCTCGTCGCCGCGCTGACGTCAGACGCGGCCGCCTACCGCTGGGTGGCGGCGACCGTCGGATCGCAGAACGCCGCCGGCTATCAGCTCGGCGCCGATGAGCCGGTGATGGCGATCGGCGGTTTCAACGGGACGGATCCGTCACCGACGCTGGCACAGTTCAAGGCCTGGGTCGCCGAGGGCGACATCCACTACTTCATCCCGGGTGGCACCGGCGTCGGGCCGGGCGCCGGAGCCGGCGGAAGTCAGGCCTCGGACGTCGCGGCGCAGATCACCTCGTGGGTGGAGTCGACGTACTCCGCAACCACGATCGGCACCACCACGGTCTACGACCTGACCTCGCCGGCCACCTGA
- a CDS encoding MBL fold metallo-hydrolase: protein MTTVEEIGPSIYRLSTFVPEIGPTGFTFNQFLVVDEEPLLFHTGHRSMFPSVQEAISKVLPVEQLRWITFGHVESDECGAMNQFLAAAPNAQVAHGALGCMVSLDEMADRTPRPLADGEVLETGTKRFRHIDTPHVPHNWESRLLFEETTATLFVGDLFSHLGNGPALTESDVVEPASQAEDVFRASSLSAATPATVEGLAALNPSTLALMHGSSYAGDCAAALHSLAADYRRRISE, encoded by the coding sequence ATGACGACCGTCGAAGAGATCGGCCCCAGCATTTATCGGCTGTCCACCTTCGTGCCGGAGATCGGCCCGACCGGATTCACCTTCAACCAGTTCTTGGTCGTCGACGAGGAGCCGCTGCTGTTCCACACCGGTCACCGATCGATGTTCCCCTCGGTCCAGGAGGCGATATCGAAGGTTCTCCCGGTCGAGCAGCTGCGCTGGATCACTTTCGGCCATGTCGAGTCCGACGAGTGCGGCGCGATGAACCAGTTCCTCGCAGCGGCGCCCAACGCACAGGTTGCTCACGGTGCGCTCGGCTGCATGGTGTCACTCGACGAGATGGCGGACCGGACGCCTCGGCCACTGGCGGACGGAGAGGTGCTCGAGACGGGGACGAAACGGTTCCGCCACATCGACACGCCACACGTCCCGCACAACTGGGAATCGCGGTTGCTCTTCGAGGAGACGACCGCCACGTTGTTCGTCGGCGACCTCTTCAGCCATCTCGGCAACGGGCCGGCACTGACTGAGAGCGACGTCGTTGAACCGGCCTCGCAAGCCGAGGACGTGTTTCGGGCGAGCAGTCTGAGCGCGGCCACGCCCGCCACCGTCGAAGGCCTGGCAGCCCTGAACCCATCGACTCTCGCGCTCATGCACGGTTCGTCGTACGCCGGCGACTGTGCCGCGGCACTGCACTCGCTCGCTGCGGACTATCGCCGCCGGATCAGCGAGTAG
- a CDS encoding crotonase/enoyl-CoA hydratase family protein, which produces MAGLAGARAEHPEYRTMTYEVTGRIARITFNRPDQGNAITYDTPIELADAVERADLDPAVHVIVVSGRGKGFCGGYDLAAFAERLDESGRAPSARRSGTVLSSGVQVANHDPNGTWDPMVDYAMMSRFNRGFSSLLHANKPTVAKLHGFCVAGGTDIALYADQIIAADNTKIGYPPTRVWGIPAAGMWAHRIGDQRAKRLLFTGDTISGAEALEWGLAIEAPAPADLDERTEILLERIARMPVNQLIMAKLALNSALLAQGVANSTMVSTVFDGISRHTREGYAFQQRAAEVGFRQAVAERDDPYGDRGPSTFKG; this is translated from the coding sequence ATCGCCGGCCTCGCCGGCGCGAGGGCTGAGCATCCCGAATACCGCACGATGACCTACGAGGTCACCGGGCGGATCGCGCGGATCACCTTCAACCGGCCCGACCAGGGCAACGCGATCACCTACGACACCCCGATCGAGCTCGCAGACGCGGTCGAGCGGGCCGATCTCGACCCGGCGGTCCACGTGATCGTGGTGTCCGGCCGCGGCAAGGGGTTCTGCGGCGGCTACGACCTCGCGGCCTTCGCTGAGCGGCTCGACGAGAGCGGGCGGGCGCCGTCGGCACGTCGGTCAGGCACCGTGCTGTCCTCCGGCGTACAGGTCGCCAACCACGACCCGAACGGCACCTGGGACCCGATGGTCGACTACGCGATGATGAGCCGCTTCAACCGCGGGTTCTCCTCGCTGCTGCATGCGAACAAGCCGACCGTCGCGAAGCTGCATGGCTTCTGCGTCGCCGGCGGGACCGACATCGCGCTCTACGCCGACCAGATCATCGCGGCGGACAACACCAAGATCGGGTACCCGCCGACCCGGGTGTGGGGAATCCCGGCGGCCGGGATGTGGGCGCACCGCATCGGCGACCAGCGAGCGAAGCGACTGCTGTTCACCGGTGACACGATCTCCGGCGCGGAGGCGTTGGAGTGGGGGCTCGCCATCGAGGCGCCGGCTCCCGCCGATCTCGACGAGCGCACCGAGATCCTGCTCGAGCGGATCGCCCGCATGCCGGTCAACCAGCTCATCATGGCCAAGCTCGCCCTCAACAGCGCGCTGCTGGCACAAGGGGTCGCGAACTCGACGATGGTCTCGACGGTGTTCGACGGGATCTCGAGGCACACCCGCGAGGGCTACGCGTTCCAGCAGCGAGCCGCCGAGGTCGGGTTCCGGCAGGCGGTCGCCGAGCGAGACGACCCGTACGGCGACCGAGGCCCCAGCACTTTCAAAGGCTGA